A region of Lagenorhynchus albirostris chromosome 20, mLagAlb1.1, whole genome shotgun sequence DNA encodes the following proteins:
- the LOC132511897 gene encoding LOW QUALITY PROTEIN: C-C motif chemokine 3-like (The sequence of the model RefSeq protein was modified relative to this genomic sequence to represent the inferred CDS: substituted 1 base at 1 genomic stop codon): MCLFEIDFFDMDASAVRLRFPLGVCFLRLRGIIIYITAVPSAGDQSVLFLTVGANTPTACCFSYISWQIPCKFMDDYYETSRQCSKPSVIFQTKRGQEVCADPNGDXVQEYITDLELSA, translated from the exons ATGTGCTTATTCGAGATAGATTTCTTTGATATGGATGCCTCAGCAGTCAG GCTACGGTTTCCCCTTGGGGTGTGCTTCTTAAGACTCCGTGGCATTATCATCTACATCACAGCTGTGCCGTCAGCTGGG GATCAATCTGTCCTGTTTCTCACGGTTGGTGCCAACACCCCGACCGCCTGCTGCTTCTCCTACATCTCCTGGCAGATCCCGTGTAAATTCATGGATGACTATTATGAGACCAGCCGCCAGTGCTCAAAGCCCAGTGTCAT CTTCCAAACCAAAAGAGGCCAGGAGGTCTGTGCCGACCCCAATGGGGACTGAGTCCAGGAATACATCACTGACCTGGAGCTGAGTGCCTGA
- the LOC132511139 gene encoding C-C motif chemokine 3-like has product MRPWAPHPRPNKGRTPGLSSLSLYWQPRRVVPAVPCTFQDRPGPPIKRSEDSSHSRRRPAVRSSQAPSQLCPHSSACLSRIMKVIVATIFVLLCTMTLCCYAKSRVYTAPTCCFTYTSQKIPRRKVVNFFKTSSQCSRPGIIFFTRKGLYICANPTDDWVQEYFRDLEKSP; this is encoded by the exons ATGAGACCCTGGGCACCCCACCCTCGCCCCAATAAAGGCAGAACCCCAGGTCTGAGCTCGCTTTCTCTCTACTGGCAACCTCGCCGTGTGGTCCCAGCAGTGCCGTGTACCTTCCAGGACCG CCCAGGACCACCTATTAAAAGGAGCGAAGATAGCTCACATTCCAGAAGGAGGCCAGCAGTAAGGAGTTCCCAAGCCCCATCTCAGCTCTGTCCACACTCTTCTGCCTGCCTGTCCCGCATCATGAAGGTCATCGTGGCTACCATCTTTGTCCTTCTCTGCACCATGACCCTCTGCTGCTATGCAAAAA GTAGGGTTTACACCGCACCCACCTGCTGCTTCACCTACACCTCCCAGAAAATCCCCCGCAGAAAAGTGGTTAACTTTTTTAAGACCAGCAGCCAGTGCTCCAGACCTGGTATCAT CTTCTTCACCAGAAAGGGCTTATATATCTGTGCCAATCCCACCGATGACTGGGTCCAGGAATACTTCAGGGACCTGGAGAAGAGCCCCTGA